From the genome of Cytophagales bacterium WSM2-2:
ACTATATTTGACAAAACAGTTTCTGTAAAAGATATCGGTCACAAAGAATTAAGTATTTAACAAATGGAGCAGGAAATCTATGCGGCATTAAAGAAATCACTCTTCGATCTGGGTATAGAAAGAGGTGATATCGTTTTACTAAAAGGCGATCTGTCAGAGATTGGAATGATAAATAAAGACCCGAAAAGCTCCCTGGCTTTGGTTTTTGAGGTATTGTGGGATGTATTAGGTGGGGAAGCGCAGGGCACGATAATTACTTCTAGCTTTACTGATACTTTTTTTAGATGGAAACTGACCAATTTTGTATTTGATGAGAAAACCCCTAGCAAAGCTGGGGGCGCATTTACGAAATATTTCCTTAGTCACCCCAACGTAGTCAGGAGCAAATATCCCACCAATTCATTTGTTGCGATCGGTAGACATGCACAGGATTTAATAAAGGATCACAACGAAAATTCAAGACCATATGATCCTGTAGGGAAGGTTATCGAATTTAATGGAAAGGCATTATGTCTTGGTGCTGTAGCCCAACCCCCGGATTTCATGACGGGCCATTATGCTCAGCAACAGGCAGGCTACACGACCACATCAGTCTTGAGTTTTTTGACAGCCGTTCGGTATAAAAAAGGAAACGAGATCAAAGTGTTTAAAGTCAGGGAAGTTGGAGGTTGTTCGAGGGGTCATTATAAGGTATATGCCCGCTACGTGACTTCAAAAAAACTTAAGACAGCTTTTTTTGGCTCAGCATATTCCATTTCAATGCCCGCCAAAGATGCTTTCGAAATATCTTACCAGATGCAAAAAGCAAATCCAAGAAGCTTCCTTTGCGATGATCCTAATTGTTTCAGTTGTCGGGGATCATGGTTCTGGAACTTGCAGGATTGGCCGCTTTATTATCTCAGGAATGGATTTAAGCTTGTAAAAAAAATAGTGATTGGCCGATAAGATGAAATGTCAATTGGAATAAGATTTTCATAATTCTGCAATTGAATTTTGTTGTGATTTGAAAAGGTCAACCCACTCAATTGGTTGAGAAAAACCAATCTCTATCTGGTAGTTGGGGCTCCACGATTCACTTACAATTTCAATAGAAGCCAGGCCTGCGTTCTGAACCTGGTATAGGGATGAGAGCAACAGATTAACAAAGATAGCACACCAGATTGAACGGTGATTGCGTTTTCGGTGTCGCCCAGAAAATTGAATTTTTACTTTAAATTTGCGGTTCTTATACCAAAAACTATGGAATTATCAGAATTTGTGAGTGCATTTTCAAGCCAGTTCGAACAAACCGACCCCTCTTTAGTAATAGGATCAACTGATTATAAAAATTTGGATGAATGGGATTCTCTGATTGCATTATCAGTCATTGCATTGGCTGACGAGCAATACGGGGTAACATTAACTGGTGATGATATTCGAAATGCAGTAACCGTCTCAGATTTATTTGAAAGAATAAAAGCATTAAAAAAGTAATGGCTTTTTTAACTATTCCCAACATCAGAATTGAAGGAATTGTTTCTTGCGTACCCAGGTCGAGGCAATTGGTAAGGGACTGCAATTGTCTTACCTCCGAAGAGGCCGACAAACTTATCGCCACGACTGGAATAGTAGAAAGAAGAATAGCTGATTCGTCAATTTGCACCAGTGACTTGTGCTTTGAATCCGCAAAGAAATTAATCGATCAATTAGGATGGCAAAAAGAAGAAGTTGACGCTCTGATTTTTGTTACTCAAACGCCTGATTATGTATTGCCAGCTACCTCACCGATTCTGCAAGACCGTTTGGGTCTTGCTGATAGCTGCTTTACGCTTGACATTTCTCTCGGTTGCTCGGGATATGTGTACGGATTTGTCACGTTGGCAAATTTGATGGCCAATGGTCAGATCAAAAAAGGATTGTTACTTGTGGGCGATACCATTAGCAAAGTGTGTTCGCCGGAAGATAAAAGCACTTTTCCGCTCTTTGGAGATGCAGGTACCGCGACTGCCCTGATATTCGATAAAACTGCAGAGCCCATTTATGCAAATATGCGCTCAAATGGACGAGGGTACAAAAGTATCATTATCAATGATGGTGGTTACAGAAGTCCATTCTCATCGAACTCTTTAAATTCAACTGTAATTAGCCCGGGTATTAAGCGAAGATCAGATCAATTAATACTAGAGGGAATGGATGTATTCTCCTTTGGAATTACTAAGGCTCCAGAAGTGATCAGGCAACTCTTAGCAAATTTCGAAATATTCGAGAATGATATCGATTATTTTGTATTTCATCAAGCTAACCTGATGATGAATGAAAAAATAAGAAAGAAATTAGGAATTCCTCCTGAAAAGGTCCCGTATTCTCTTGGCAAATACGGCAATACAAGTTGTGCTACAATTCCACATACAATGGCGACCGAGTTGCAAAAAAATATGACCGAAAAATCCTCTAAAATAGTTTTATGCGGATTTGGCGTAGGGCTGTCATGGGGTGCAGTTTACATTAAAACAGATCCATTAAAATACCTCGGAAGCATTGAGCTATGAAAAATATTTTTTCGCTGGCTGGCAAGTCAATACTCGTTACGGGAGCTTCTTCAGGAATAGGCAGACAAATTGCCATTACAACATCTGAGTTTGGTGCAGACGTGACTTTGGTCGGGCGTAATCAGCCGCGCTTAGACGAAACAAGGATCGCAATGACTGCAGGTAACCATGAAATTATTGAGGCTGATCTTACGAGAAAGGAAGATTTAAAAACAATTCTTGATGGCAAAGTGTTTGACGGTGTGGTTTTTAATGCCGGGATTGTCGAGTATGCACCTGTTAAATTTCTATCAGAAGAAAAAATTAAGAAAATTTTTGACACTAATTTCAATTCAGCTGCCTTGCTCTGTCAGCAACTATTAAAAAATAGAAAAATTCAGAAACAAGGGTCCCTGATATTTGTCTCATCGATCTCTTCAAAACTGGGAGTTCCCGGCACAGCTTTATACGCCTCATCTAAGGCAGCGCTGAGTGCGTTTACAAAAGTGGTTGCCTCAGAAGTGGCATCTCAGGGGATTCGCTCGAATAGTATTTGCCCTGGAATCATTCGTACACCTATGACAGAACTCGCAAAGGCAGTAACCTCAGGCGCGGACGTGGAAGATGCGTCAAAGGCGTATCCTCTTGGTTATGGAAATACGACTGATATTTCAGGTTTGGTTGTATTTTTACTGTCGGACGCAAGTAGGTGGATGACGGGCTCAGATATTATTCTTGATGGTGGACTAACTTTAAACTGAACGATTGCCATGAAATCAAACATTTCACCAGTACATTACCATCAGGCAGCAATCTTTGAAAAAGAAAAACAATTTATTTTTAAAAAAAACTGGTGTTTTGTCGGCTTTAGAAGCCAGCTTGCCAATGTCAATGATTTCATATGTAGGAGAATAGCAGATGTACCTGTGTTGATTCAAAATGTAAAAGGAGAGGTGCGTGCTTTTCTAAATGTTTGTTCTCACCGTTTCAGTCTCATTCAGCAAGACGAAACAGGCAATCGACCAATGGTGTGCCCCTATCACGGGTGGGCGTATGATCAAGAAGGTGTTCCTACAGGCATTCCCAAGAAACCACTTTTCAAGGAGTTTACATATAAAGAACTTTGTGATATGCGATTGAAGCAATTTCAAATCGAATTCTGTGGCAATCTGTGTTTTGTTTCAATCGATGAAAAACCCCAGTCTATACGCGATTATCTTGGTGAGTTTTATGCTGAGTTAGAACAGATGTCAATGTCTTTGGGCAATCTGGTTGATATTAATAAAATGACAATAAATGCCAATTGGAAAATCATAGTTGAAAACACGTTAGAAAGTTACCATGTGAATGCAATTCATGCTAGTACTTTTAAAAAATTGGGAGCTCAGGGACTGGAGTTTGCCTTTACTCCTTTTCACTCTAACTGGAGTGCTGAATTGAATGTGAAAAGATCGGATCCGCAAAACAGAAAAATAGAAGACCTCTTTTCAGCCAGGCCTTATAAAATTGAGGGTTATAAACACATACTTGTTTTTCCTAATTTGTTAGTGTCATCCACTCATGGTTCATCATACAACTATTCACTAATTGAGCCCATAAATGAGAGTTCTACTTGGTTTACAAGCTATGTTTTTACTGCGGTCACATCAGACCAAGAAAAGAAAGCTTTACTAGCAGCCTTCGAAAAATCATTAATTGATTTTAATAGGCAGGTGTTCGAAGAAGACAAAGCGATTTGTCAGGTTGTGCAACATGGAGTATTAAATGCAAGTTTGCCAGGTGTGCTCAGTCTTGAGGAAGAGCGCGTTCATGCGTTTCAGAAGATTTACATTAAATCAATTCAAGAATATGCAGGCAGCTAGAATCAAGGCCATTTCTTACTATTTGCCTGACCAAGTCCTGCACAATGCGAGCCTTAATCAATTGTTCCCTGAATGGTCAGTTGATAAAATATCAAGCAAGACTGGAATTTATCAGCGTCACATTGCTGCCCCTGATGAATTTTCATCCGATATGGCTGTGAAGGCCGCACAGAAATTATTTGATGAACATTTGATCACACCCGAATCGATTGATTTTATTCTACTGTGTACACAAAGTCCCGATTATTTTTTACCAACAACGGCCTGCATCATTCAAGATAGATTGAAAATCCCTTCAACAGCTGGAGCAATCGACTTTAACTTAGGCTGTTCGGGTTACATTTACGGACTTAGTTTAGCCAAGGGATTGATCAGCGCCTTGATAGCAAAGAATATTCTCTTAATAACATCTGAAACTTACAGCAAGTTTATTCATCCAAAGGATAAGAGCAATCGTACAATTTTTGGTGATGGAGCATCAGCAACGCTAGTGTCGGCCAATGAAGGATTTGCAGAAATTGGCGATTTTGAATTAGGAACTGATGGAAGGGGAGCCAAAAATTTAATTGTGAAAAACGGTGGAATGCGTTTTCCATTCTCCTCTGCCAACGGCAAGGATGTTGCTGATGACTACGGTAACATTTCAAATGACAATAATTTACACATGAACGGAACAGAAATATTTAATTTCACTTCTGAAGCTGTTCCGGTAATGATTAACAAAGTGTTGCAAAAACACTCACTCACCGCAGAAGATGTTCAGTTGTATGTTTTGCATCAAGCAAATAAGTACATGCTGAATCATTTGCGAAAAAAAATGCTGATCCCTGAAGAGCGGTTTTATTACTTTTTAGAAAATTGTGGCAATACAGTTTCCTCCACAATCCCTATTGCTTTGTATGAGGCATCCCGTGCTAATAAACTAAAGGGCAACATTGTTTTGGCAGGTTTTGGCGTGGGCTACTCTTGGGGCGCTTGTGTAATCACAATCAAATAAGATTCGGAGCTCGACTACTAAAAAACCGGCAATTGATGGCAAGCCTTAGCTTGATAGTAAATAGTAATACTCGCTACACTAAAGAATTAGAATACATCTGTGACGTGATTTTCAAGACGTTCTGGGGCTTAGACTATGCCTTGAATAACAATGAGAATAACGAGGAGAAAATTATCCAAATACAGATCAATGATGTAAAGATAAATATCGCGAGTATTTTGTTTAACACAGACCCATCTCAATGGCTCACAAAGAATTCACATCCAAAAGCACCACTTAGAATTCGCGAACTGCGGGATGATTTTCCGGGTAATAATTTTCTAAACTCTTCTGTTCCTGTAATCTATGGGATAGCTTTAGAAAAAGACAACGGCACATCAAAAAAAATATTTGACATAGATATCTTCGGAAGCATTTTTTTTATGCTTACTAGGTATGAAGAAATTGGATATGATGATTTTGATCTGGACTCGAGAGGGCGATTTAAAGAAAGACATTCATTAGCCTACCTGAATCAGTTTCATCATCGGGCGATTGTAAATGAATATCTTGACATACTATGGTTCATGGTTGAGAAGGCCTCAGGTGAAGGATATGCGAGAGTGAAACGTCAATCACGCATCATTGTTTCACACGATATTGATTTTCCAATATCAATATCGAACAGAGGTATGATGGGCACTCTGAAAAATTTGGTTGGCGATCTATATGTCAGGAAAAGCCCTAAATTATTTTTCTCAAGGATCAATGCTAAAATCAAGTCCACACTTGGCCTTCCGTTTAATGATCCTTACAGCACTTTTGATTATTTAATGTGGTGTGCTGAAAAGTATAAATTTCACTGCACGTTTAATTTTATCCCAGGACACGAACCGAAGTCATTGGACGGCATTCAAAGCATTGATCATGTACTTGATACTTCATACTTCCATCAAGTATTTCGTGCCATACACCAAAGGGGTCACTACATCGGATTTCATCCTAGTTATGTCACTTTCTGCGACTTAAATCAGACAGGAAGAGAATACCGGAATCTCCTATCAATTATCAAAAAATGTGGAATTGAGCAGCAGCAGATTGGCGGCAGGCAACATTTTCTGAGGTGGAGGAATCCGCAAACGTGGCAAATCTGGAATGAACTTGGACTTCACTACGACTCATCGGTTGGATTTGAATCAACCGCAGGTTTTAGAGCAGGTTGTTGTTTTGAGTATCCGGTGTATGATCTGATAAACAGGAAGAAACTTGATCTTTTAGAATTCCCTCTGATGGTAATGGATACTGCAGTGCTTAATTTATCAAGCCAAGCATTCACCGAGCTCCACATTTTGGATATTTATAAAATCTGTAAGCACTATGGCGGAATTTTTACACTTTTATATCACAATAATAATGTTGTTTCAGAAATTCAAAAACTGAAGTACGAGAGTATTTTATCATTAGTCAATGACGGGCCTTAGTCGAAAAGTAACTACTTATTTAAGATGACTGTAGTTCAGTCTTTTTTAAAGTCAGCCCTAACAAAATCAGAATCCACAGTCCAGAAGTGATAAACATCGATAGCATAGGCGAGCCGGCAAGCAGAAATACTAGTAAAAAGAAAATTCCTAGATATCTTGAATCAACGGGGAGTGAGTTAAAAAACATAAAAATTAAGGAGACTAGTAAAATATTTAATCCAACGCCCCAATAGCCGAGATTCATATATCCATCACTTATTATTCCATTATTTGCATTCATTTCAGGGGCTGAGAAATAGGTTTCTGCAATTATAAATCCAACCGGACGATCAAAAGGATAGTGCACAAACCACTTGAAAAAATTGCTTTCAGCAAAATACAATGGATTGTTTTTAAACAGGTCAAAATAAAAATAATCGAGGTGAGAAGGGAGAAAGAGTAATCTCATCACGAAGGTACCCTTTAACTTGTGACTGTCTATAAGTGAATCCACCAAAGGAAATAGAATCAAAACCAGGATCAATGCGTAAAGAAAAAATTTGATCTTTTCCAGCCACCCTTT
Proteins encoded in this window:
- a CDS encoding acyl carrier protein, whose translation is MNFYFKFAVLIPKTMELSEFVSAFSSQFEQTDPSLVIGSTDYKNLDEWDSLIALSVIALADEQYGVTLTGDDIRNAVTVSDLFERIKALKK
- a CDS encoding 3-oxoacyl-ACP synthase — encoded protein: MAFLTIPNIRIEGIVSCVPRSRQLVRDCNCLTSEEADKLIATTGIVERRIADSSICTSDLCFESAKKLIDQLGWQKEEVDALIFVTQTPDYVLPATSPILQDRLGLADSCFTLDISLGCSGYVYGFVTLANLMANGQIKKGLLLVGDTISKVCSPEDKSTFPLFGDAGTATALIFDKTAEPIYANMRSNGRGYKSIIINDGGYRSPFSSNSLNSTVISPGIKRRSDQLILEGMDVFSFGITKAPEVIRQLLANFEIFENDIDYFVFHQANLMMNEKIRKKLGIPPEKVPYSLGKYGNTSCATIPHTMATELQKNMTEKSSKIVLCGFGVGLSWGAVYIKTDPLKYLGSIEL
- a CDS encoding 3-oxoacyl-ACP reductase translates to MKNIFSLAGKSILVTGASSGIGRQIAITTSEFGADVTLVGRNQPRLDETRIAMTAGNHEIIEADLTRKEDLKTILDGKVFDGVVFNAGIVEYAPVKFLSEEKIKKIFDTNFNSAALLCQQLLKNRKIQKQGSLIFVSSISSKLGVPGTALYASSKAALSAFTKVVASEVASQGIRSNSICPGIIRTPMTELAKAVTSGADVEDASKAYPLGYGNTTDISGLVVFLLSDASRWMTGSDIILDGGLTLN
- a CDS encoding (2Fe-2S)-binding protein, which codes for MKSNISPVHYHQAAIFEKEKQFIFKKNWCFVGFRSQLANVNDFICRRIADVPVLIQNVKGEVRAFLNVCSHRFSLIQQDETGNRPMVCPYHGWAYDQEGVPTGIPKKPLFKEFTYKELCDMRLKQFQIEFCGNLCFVSIDEKPQSIRDYLGEFYAELEQMSMSLGNLVDINKMTINANWKIIVENTLESYHVNAIHASTFKKLGAQGLEFAFTPFHSNWSAELNVKRSDPQNRKIEDLFSARPYKIEGYKHILVFPNLLVSSTHGSSYNYSLIEPINESSTWFTSYVFTAVTSDQEKKALLAAFEKSLIDFNRQVFEEDKAICQVVQHGVLNASLPGVLSLEEERVHAFQKIYIKSIQEYAGS
- a CDS encoding 3-oxoacyl-ACP synthase, whose translation is MQAARIKAISYYLPDQVLHNASLNQLFPEWSVDKISSKTGIYQRHIAAPDEFSSDMAVKAAQKLFDEHLITPESIDFILLCTQSPDYFLPTTACIIQDRLKIPSTAGAIDFNLGCSGYIYGLSLAKGLISALIAKNILLITSETYSKFIHPKDKSNRTIFGDGASATLVSANEGFAEIGDFELGTDGRGAKNLIVKNGGMRFPFSSANGKDVADDYGNISNDNNLHMNGTEIFNFTSEAVPVMINKVLQKHSLTAEDVQLYVLHQANKYMLNHLRKKMLIPEERFYYFLENCGNTVSSTIPIALYEASRANKLKGNIVLAGFGVGYSWGACVITIK
- a CDS encoding polysaccharide deacetylase, yielding MASLSLIVNSNTRYTKELEYICDVIFKTFWGLDYALNNNENNEEKIIQIQINDVKINIASILFNTDPSQWLTKNSHPKAPLRIRELRDDFPGNNFLNSSVPVIYGIALEKDNGTSKKIFDIDIFGSIFFMLTRYEEIGYDDFDLDSRGRFKERHSLAYLNQFHHRAIVNEYLDILWFMVEKASGEGYARVKRQSRIIVSHDIDFPISISNRGMMGTLKNLVGDLYVRKSPKLFFSRINAKIKSTLGLPFNDPYSTFDYLMWCAEKYKFHCTFNFIPGHEPKSLDGIQSIDHVLDTSYFHQVFRAIHQRGHYIGFHPSYVTFCDLNQTGREYRNLLSIIKKCGIEQQQIGGRQHFLRWRNPQTWQIWNELGLHYDSSVGFESTAGFRAGCCFEYPVYDLINRKKLDLLEFPLMVMDTAVLNLSSQAFTELHILDIYKICKHYGGIFTLLYHNNNVVSEIQKLKYESILSLVNDGP